The Hymenobacter volaticus genome contains the following window.
AGGTGCTATTTTCTACCTGCATATCAGTTAAATAGGGGCCGCCGTAGGCTTCAAACACGGTCTTCTCGCGTGTGCCGAAGAGGCCTTGGTAGCGAGCCGTCACTTTCCAGTTGAAATTAGTAGTTGCTCCCCCATCGGAGACGGCTAGGTGGAAAGTATAGTTTTGCCAGCGAACTTGTTTTACCTGTTTTGTGGTCCAACAAGAGCAGGTTAACAAGGGAAGTAGTAAGATTCCTAATCGGACACCAAGATTCATATTGATGGTCTAATAAGTCGTTTTTACGTTTGTCAGATTCTGGATAGCAGGCTAAGGCAGAGAAAGGGTCTGCCGCCCAAGGCAGCAGACCCTTTTTGCTTTCTAGGAAGAGTGCTATGCTAAGCACGGCAACTAGTTTCTAACTGATGTTCCCCAACGACGGCTATTCCGAAATGAGGACCTTTGGAACGCGTTAGTACGTCGCAAGTTATTGGCGCAGCAACTTGACGTGGGCCCGAGCTTTGGCCCCGCTTAGATGCAGATAGTAGAGTCCTTGGGTTGGCAGTTGCTGCGAGAAGTCGAAAGTCAAGGGCTGCCCGGTTGCCGAAACCGTGCGCTGGCCGCGGCTTAGAGTCGTGCCCAGTGAAGAGACCAAGGTGTAGGTGATTTCACCCTGAAAAGAAGCGGGCAGCTCGACGGTGACGCGGCCATCGGCAGATGGGTTGGGAAAGAGTTTGACTTGGTCGCTGTAGACCGGCGGTTTGGCCAAAGAAACGGTTGCCAGGGGCTCGCACTAGAGCGGGCAGCAACTGCTGGCAGGGCTTGATCTGCGCTCAGCACTTCGATGGCTGACACTTTGGGCTGATCTACGCCTGCTGCCCCAGGAGCGAAGGCCAACGAGAGCACGCCGTCATTGACAGTGACGGGGAAAGTTTCGGTGGTAGCTGTCAGCGGCCCTACCTTTTTTACAATGTCGTAGGCGCGGAGCACCGAGGCACCTTCCGCCGCGACGTCGAACAGGCGCTGGCCCGGGGCACTCCAGTACAGCTCAGCAAAGTGCAGCTTAACCGTGTACGGGCCATTGGGTACGGGCAGGCTGTAGACGAAATTGCCGTAACGCTCGGTCTGGTACAAGGCATCATCCTCAGTACCAGCAATAGGCTGGTCGGTGGCGAAGTCGGAGCCGCCGGCAAAGAACTGGTCGGCAGCAAAGCGGCCGAACGAGGTATTCAGCGCGTCCCCGCCGGCCTTAAGGCGCAACACCGTCGTCGGCGCCACTTCCAGCACCTCAATGGCCGACACCTTGGGCTGGTCCACGCCGCCGGTGCCGGGAGTAAAGGCTAAGGTGAGCTGGCCGTCATTGACGGTGACGGGGAAGGTTTCGATGGTGGCCGTCAGCGGCCCTACTTTCTTGACGATGTCATAGGTATTAAGCACCGTCCTGCCTTCGGCCGCCACATCAAACACGCGCTGGCCGGTGCTGTTCCAGTAGAGTTCAGCGAAGTGCAGCTTGACGGTGTACTGGCCGTTGGGCACAGGCAGATTGTAGGTGAAGCGCCCGTAACGTTCCGTTTGGTACAAGGCATCATCTTCAGTACCAGCAATGGCTTGGTCGGTCGAGAAGACCGAGCCGCCCGCTGCGTACTGATCGGCGGCGAAAGTGCCCACGCTCGTGGTGAGTTGGCCGCTGCCAGCGTTGAGGCGCAGCACGGCCGTCGGGGTAGTGGTGCCTAAAGCATAGATCTCAATGGCCGAGACCTTGGCGTTGTCGACTCCGCCTTCGCTGGCTAACGAGCTAAAATCAAGATTGAGTTCGTCATCGGCTACGGTTACCGTGAAGCGCTCAGTGGTGGCGGTGTAGGCGCCTACTTTGCTATAGATGTCGTAATTGTCGAGCACCTTATTGCCTTCCGCGGCTACATCAAAGACGCGCTGGCCGGCCTGGGTGGCGTAGACCTCAGCAAAGTGGAGCACGACCTGGTACTGCTGGCCGCGGCTGACGGGGAAGGCATAGGAGAAGGCATTGCCGTAACGCTCGGTCTGATAGAGGGCGTCATCTTGCGTGCCGGCAATAGGCTGGTCAGTGGTGAAGGTAGTCCCGCCCGAGGCGTACCGATCGGCGGCGAAGGGACCCAGGGAGGTGGTGACTTGGTCACCGCCAGCATGGATGCGGTAGAGGGCCGTACCACTGGTGGGGGTAGCGGGGTTAACGATGAGCGTGGTCTGGCTGGCGGGGCTACGCAAGCCACCGTTATCAGTCACCACCAAGCTGAATACGTACGTGCCGGCTACTAGTCCGCTGACAGTGGGCGCGGGCTCGGTGGGGCTGGAAAAGCTAGCCGAATTGGGTCCACTGACTTGCGTCCAACTGTAGCCAACAATCGAGCCGTCGGCATCGGTGCCTGAGCCACTCAGGCGGGTGCTGCTCGTGGGCAGGGTAATCGTTTGGGTGGGGCCCGCGGTGGCTACCGGGGCCTGGTTGGGAGGATTATTTTGCGCATAGGTGTAGACAATGATCTTGTCCTTGTCCGTTCCACCAAAGTTGTTGTTGATCAAGTAGATCTTTTGCCCATCCGGGGAAACGGCAATGTCGCGGAGCCGACCATTGAGGGCTTGGTCGCCGCTGAAAAACGTTCTGGGATTCGGTTGGTCCAGCGTGGAAGGCGCCAAGGTGATGCCATCCGTATTTAGCTTGAACTGGTAGAGTTGCGGTTGCGTATTCGTTCCCGCTTTCAGGGTAACCACCAACAGGCTGTTGGTCCAGGCTGCAATGGCGCTATTGCCATAGTAGAGGCCGTCGGAGGGGCTACCGAGCACCAATCCGCCGAGTTGGGATTGGTGGGTTGCGGCACGGCGCACCACGCGTAAAAAGCCGGTTTAAGCTGATCATTAGCAATCAAGGGGTGGGGCACGTACGCCTGAATGTAGGCCGCCTCGCCCGGGTAGTTGTTGTCCCCGTGGTAGCCCCGTACATTTTTCCAGCCGTAGTTCATGCCTTTGACGAGCACGTTGATTTCGTCGTCGGTCCGGTCGCCATGTTCGATGTCGTAGACCACGTTCTGGACGGGATTGTACATCAACCCTTGCGGGTTACGATGCCCGCGGGTGAAAAAGGAGTTGCCGGGAATGGGGTTGTCACTCGGTACGGTGCCATCGATGTTGAAGCGATGCACTTTCCCGTTTTTGGCGGCCGGATCCTGGGCCAGATTATTCGGATTGCTGGTCTGCGGCACATAGCAATCCGGGCTGTTGGCATCGGAAATGCCGTTGTCGCCGGTGGTAAAGTACAGGAACGGAATCCCATTCTGCTTGATAGCTAAAAGCCGGCCACCTAAATGGTCGTAGCCCGTGGGCAGGTTTA
Protein-coding sequences here:
- a CDS encoding malectin domain-containing carbohydrate-binding protein gives rise to the protein MLGSPSDGLYYGNSAIAAWTNSLLVVTLKAGTNTQPQLYQFKLNTDGITLAPSTLDQPNPRTFFSGDQALNGRLRDIAVSPDGQKIYLINNNFGGTDKDKIIVYTYAQNNPPNQAPVATAGPTQTITLPTSSTRLSGSGTDADGSIVGYSWTQVSGPNSASFSSPTEPAPTVSGLVAGTYVFSLVVTDNGGLRSPASQTTLIVNPATPTSGTALYRIHAGGDQVTTSLGPFAADRYASGGTTFTTDQPIAGTQDDALYQTERYGNAFSYAFPVSRGQQYQVVLHFAEVYATQAGQRVFDVAAEGNKVLDNYDIYSKVGAYTATTERFTVTVADDELNLDFSSLASEGGVDNAKVSAIEIYALGTTTPTAVLRLNAGSGQLTTSVGTFAADQYAAGGSVFSTDQAIAGTEDDALYQTERYGRFTYNLPVPNGQYTVKLHFAELYWNSTGQRVFDVAAEGRTVLNTYDIVKKVGPLTATIETFPVTVNDGQLTLAFTPGTGGVDQPKVSAIEVLEVAPTTVLRLKAGGDALNTSFGRFAADQFFAGGSDFATDQPIAGTEDDALYQTERYGNFVYSLPVPNGPYTVKLHFAELYWSAPGQRLFDVAAEGASVLRAYDIVKKVGPLTATTETFPVTVNDGVLSLAFAPGAAGVDQPKVSAIEVLSADQALPAVAARSSASPWQPFLWPNRRSTATKSNSFPTHLPMAASPSSCPLLFRVKSPTPWSLHWARL
- a CDS encoding PQQ-dependent sugar dehydrogenase, whose protein sequence is MKAILTLLGCLFITFQSTAQTFMRTELPTGLSTPWEMTYGPDNFLWLTEAGGRVSRVNPTTGEKVVVYTAPDYFSGSPLEQSPYCFQPNVGTGTLGLALHPDFSASTTAYVYYVYSYNSGTTQAPKTQFKIVRLTWDATSQRVVANRDLVLNLPTGYDHLGGRLLAIKQNGIPFLYFTTGDNGISDANSPDCYVPQTSNPNNLAQDPAAKNGKVHRFNIDGTVPSDNPIPGNSFFTRGHRNPQGLMYNPVQNVVYDIEHGDRTDDEINVLVKGMNYGWKNVRGYHGDNNYPGEAAYIQAYVPHPLIANDQLKPAFYAWCAVPQPTNPNSADWCSVAPPTASTMAIAPLQPGPTACWWLP